GATCTGGCGACCAGTTTTTACCAGCAATATTTACAATATCGTTATTACGCAGTGTATAAGGCATTACAACAAAGTTTTTACCTCTTACTTTAGTAATGAAAGGTTCATCACGACTTACATCATCAATATGGTATAAAAAACCAAGTTCTTGTAAAACCTTAAGAGTGTTAGGACTTCTACGTAACCAGTTGGCATTGTATCCACGTCCTCTTTTTCCTGTAATTGCTTCTACTGTGTCAATTCCTTTTTTAACAAAGGCAAGTTCTTCTTCGTAACTTAAATTCCACTGATCGTCCCAAGCAATTCCGTGAGCAGCTATTTCATGTCCTTTACTAGCCATAGCCTTAGCTATTTCAGGGTATTTTATTGCAGCTTCGCCTACAACATGAGAGGTTACTTTTATATTGTGTTTATCCCATAAATCCATCATTCGCCACATTCCTTCTCTTGCTCCATAGCGAAACCAGCTTTCAGCAGGCAAATCAGGATTTCCTTTAGGTAATGGGTTTCCTGAAAAAGGACTTTCAGCTCCTTCAGGTTGTCCTCCTGTTTCAAACTGCATTGAAAAAGAAATGACTAATTGTGCTCCGTTAGGCCAATAGCTTTTTTTTGCTACAGTTTTTGTTGAAGTAGAACTTATTTTACTTGTATTCTTTTGCTCTTTTTTACAAGCATTTAATGTTAAGCTTACCGCTATGATAACTAGTGCTATAATGCTATTATTTTTCATTTTATATTGTTTAATTAACTGTTGTGACTGCAAAATTAGTGGCTATTTTAAGTTATGTTATTGTATAAATACATTGTATATTTGTATAAAAACATTCTGATGACGCAACGTTTTTATATTACCAAGAATTTAGATGTATTTGAGTTTGATGCAGAGAAGGAGTGGGGCTACCCAAGGCATAAGCACCATTTTTTTGAGTTGACTTTTGTTTTAAAAGGAAGCGGAAAACATGTTTTAAACGAAAGTGTTATTGATTATAAAGAGGGAGATTTGTTTTTTTTAACTCCAAAGGATGAACATGAGTTTATTATTGGTGAGCCAACAAGGTTTGGAGTACTAAAATTTACAGAACAGATGTTTTTAGAAAAGGCTACATTTTCTACAAGTACTTATTGGAGAAAGAATTTAGAGGCAGTAATTTTTCATCAGAATATTGTTGCTAAAAGTGTAATTAGTTGCAAAACAGATAAAGAGCAGCTTTTTAGACTTTATCATTTAATAAAAAGTGAATTGCATAGTCCGTTAACTTACAGTCGTAATGTATTATCTGAATTGTTTGGAGCTTTGTTGATTATACTGTCTAGAAACTTAAAGTCTACATTAAAAAATAGCGGACATGTTTACGATAAGAATAAGGTAGATTTAATATTGACGTATATACGACAAAATGTACAAAATAAAGAGCTTATTAAGGTTGATGTTATTGCAGAAACTTTTCATTTATCCCCAAACTATGTTGGCATTTTTGTAAAGAAACATACAGGTATATCGTTACAGCGTTATATAATGGAAACCAAAATAAAAATGGCAGAGAGCTTGTTAAAACAAAGTAGTTTGAGTATTGGTGAAATTGCTGAGAAAACAGGTTTCACAGACTCTAGTCATTTTAATAAAACATTTAAAAAGTACGCGGGTAAAAATCCGAGCGAATATCAGACTTCAAAATAAATAGAAGTAGCATTAAAGTCGCTCACTGTACTTAAACTTTCATGGGCGAGCAAATTTCTATTAAAAAACCATTAATGTCTTTTACATAGCCTACTTTTTGCCCCCAGGGTTTTTCTTTGATTGGTTCAAACTCAATAGCTCCCATATCAATAGCTTTTTTATAATCGGCTTCTATATTTTCAGTCACAAAAACCATTTCTATTCCAAAAGGTTTATTAGATGTATTTGCTTTGATAAGTTCTTTTTTAAAGTTAGATTTTCCTAATTCATAAGAAGCAAAAGCAATGGTTGTTTCTCCTGAAATTAACTCACCATAATCATTTTCAGGAGTGATAAATTTAGAGGTGAAACCGAAAGCTTTTTCGTAAAAGTTAATTGTTTCTTTTACGTTTTCAACATAAAGTATAGTGTATCCGTATTTCATTATAGCTTTTTAAATAAGTAAAACTACTTAATTTTTAGACATCTTGTACAAAAAAGCTAATTCATGATATGAATTATGGATGTTAATATAAGATTTGCTATTTATGTTTACTACCAAATGGGGCTCTTTTAACTAAATA
The nucleotide sequence above comes from Tenacibaculum singaporense. Encoded proteins:
- a CDS encoding AraC family transcriptional regulator codes for the protein MTQRFYITKNLDVFEFDAEKEWGYPRHKHHFFELTFVLKGSGKHVLNESVIDYKEGDLFFLTPKDEHEFIIGEPTRFGVLKFTEQMFLEKATFSTSTYWRKNLEAVIFHQNIVAKSVISCKTDKEQLFRLYHLIKSELHSPLTYSRNVLSELFGALLIILSRNLKSTLKNSGHVYDKNKVDLILTYIRQNVQNKELIKVDVIAETFHLSPNYVGIFVKKHTGISLQRYIMETKIKMAESLLKQSSLSIGEIAEKTGFTDSSHFNKTFKKYAGKNPSEYQTSK
- a CDS encoding polysaccharide deacetylase family protein, whose amino-acid sequence is MKNNSIIALVIIAVSLTLNACKKEQKNTSKISSTSTKTVAKKSYWPNGAQLVISFSMQFETGGQPEGAESPFSGNPLPKGNPDLPAESWFRYGAREGMWRMMDLWDKHNIKVTSHVVGEAAIKYPEIAKAMASKGHEIAAHGIAWDDQWNLSYEEELAFVKKGIDTVEAITGKRGRGYNANWLRRSPNTLKVLQELGFLYHIDDVSRDEPFITKVRGKNFVVMPYTLRNNDIVNIAGKNWSPDQFLFQLKTEFNQLYKEGSSKRRMMSVSLHDRIGGAPAVVNVVNQFIEYAKQHEGVVFMRKDDIAKMVINDPNTPIDNAELKFNK
- a CDS encoding VOC family protein; this encodes MKYGYTILYVENVKETINFYEKAFGFTSKFITPENDYGELISGETTIAFASYELGKSNFKKELIKANTSNKPFGIEMVFVTENIEADYKKAIDMGAIEFEPIKEKPWGQKVGYVKDINGFLIEICSPMKV